The Candidatus Cloacimonas sp. genome has a window encoding:
- a CDS encoding asparagine synthase-related protein, producing the protein MIANKGELMPGINCLINPKGITQQTQKTVDDYLQSFGDTFPHLKLVSLLPCREVLITISQHKGYQVRTEEFQGWQIFHELQENSFLTPAFKDILEQLQNPETALPALQDSWKTNLNQINSGFFLLAVNPVLHKIIFANDALARLPVYYTKQNEGFILGRDISFVKAISNQLALNPLFLALYLSLAYVPGRGSFYNEIETIAGGTLGIYDWLSDNLQISSQPELRFVEPNYGISAKKWLAELEETFTTICNSYSSKLPEIISLSGGMDSRCVAGALKRNNLDFAAISFLDADHTAKDDVLVAMQTAKLLENPHQILRLSPCSPEHYEKLFYLKAGINYLSVTMFLQYLEMTLALYPESALFLTGDGGDKVMRYLLPDKQLTDEKQWLDYWYNKNAVFSPKVAAELFCIQQKEMEEYLLNLITTYPTMDYNYKYAYALLAERSARWAFEGEDRNRYYFRSETPFLDYRFYRLAMQIPMGQKKDNLLYYRFLAELSPELAKLKYAHHQWSPAKMQNPFYRCVVNKTRNFRIQYRKPKADIKLQPKFAEQEYLTTQILKQCPNSLLQDIMPGAKDIITIEYLQKLTPNQLGTLYTCLRVITDKCSRSSL; encoded by the coding sequence ATGATTGCAAACAAAGGAGAACTAATGCCGGGAATAAATTGCCTGATAAACCCTAAAGGCATAACACAGCAGACCCAAAAGACGGTGGATGATTACCTGCAAAGCTTTGGGGACACTTTTCCACATCTGAAATTAGTATCCCTTTTACCTTGCAGAGAAGTGCTGATAACAATTTCGCAGCATAAGGGCTATCAGGTTCGGACAGAAGAATTTCAGGGCTGGCAAATTTTTCACGAATTACAGGAGAACTCCTTTTTAACACCCGCTTTTAAAGATATTTTAGAACAACTACAAAATCCTGAAACTGCGTTACCTGCTTTACAAGATAGCTGGAAAACAAACCTCAACCAAATTAATAGCGGTTTTTTCCTGCTTGCCGTAAACCCTGTTTTACACAAAATAATCTTTGCCAATGATGCTTTAGCCCGTCTTCCGGTTTACTACACAAAACAAAATGAAGGTTTTATTTTGGGTAGAGATATTTCTTTTGTGAAGGCAATCAGCAATCAGTTGGCTTTGAATCCGCTATTTCTGGCTTTGTATCTTTCCCTGGCTTATGTTCCCGGACGAGGCAGTTTTTATAATGAAATAGAGACAATAGCAGGTGGAACTTTAGGGATATATGATTGGCTAAGTGACAATTTACAAATAAGTTCCCAGCCGGAATTGAGGTTTGTAGAGCCCAACTATGGTATTTCAGCCAAAAAATGGCTGGCAGAACTTGAGGAAACATTTACAACTATATGTAATTCTTACTCTTCAAAATTGCCCGAGATAATATCTTTAAGCGGGGGAATGGATTCGCGATGTGTGGCTGGAGCGCTTAAAAGAAATAATCTTGATTTTGCTGCTATTTCCTTTCTGGATGCTGATCATACAGCGAAAGACGATGTTTTAGTTGCTATGCAAACAGCAAAATTATTGGAAAATCCCCATCAGATTTTACGGCTTTCTCCCTGTTCTCCTGAACATTATGAAAAGTTATTTTATCTGAAAGCGGGCATTAATTATCTATCTGTAACTATGTTTCTGCAATATCTGGAAATGACTTTGGCTCTGTATCCGGAATCTGCTTTATTTTTAACCGGTGATGGCGGCGATAAAGTAATGCGTTATCTTTTGCCCGATAAGCAATTAACTGACGAAAAACAGTGGCTGGATTATTGGTATAATAAGAATGCTGTTTTTTCTCCAAAGGTAGCTGCAGAACTATTTTGCATTCAACAGAAGGAGATGGAAGAATATCTCCTCAATCTTATAACCACCTATCCCACCATGGATTATAACTATAAATATGCTTATGCTCTTTTAGCTGAACGTTCTGCGCGTTGGGCTTTTGAAGGAGAAGACCGCAATCGCTATTACTTTCGTTCCGAAACCCCTTTTTTGGATTACAGGTTTTACCGGTTGGCAATGCAGATTCCGATGGGACAAAAGAAGGATAATCTTTTATATTATCGCTTTTTAGCCGAGCTTTCTCCGGAGCTGGCAAAATTAAAGTATGCTCATCATCAATGGTCTCCTGCCAAAATGCAAAATCCCTTCTACCGCTGTGTAGTAAATAAAACACGCAACTTCCGCATTCAATATAGAAAACCAAAAGCAGACATTAAGTTGCAACCGAAATTTGCGGAACAGGAATATTTAACAACCCAAATCCTGAAACAATGCCCCAATTCCCTTCTTCAGGATATTATGCCGGGGGCTAAAGATATTATTACAATAGAATACCTGCAAAAATTAACCCCAAATCAGCTCGGAACTCTATACACCTGCCTCCGGGTTATTACAGATAAGTGTAGTCGGAGCTCGCTGTAG
- a CDS encoding T9SS type A sorting domain-containing protein — MKNIFIFALLICAISCSAFQVDAFGPVAEDFSCANLDQMPASFGILINNQKKLCLWENGVWNSYSYFDSGLTIRGTYMLNADTMLVAMGDLTFSDGIYNFDVNTHNWQLNEWFIMPNFVKFNPNNQVYYVGERDGLYRSADGHNWTRITSLGSNVCNSIAWYESNIITNIGQMVYYSNDNGLNWQQSSISNLRGFRFSDNGALYAIMDVTSDSDGLWLSNDFGANWTNIHYTSALSCIGPVYNGNVTFGWGESNAESSFVGMLNSSGEITYFNHPLLNAPVKQMDIFPYINTPSFYVLNSGGCFFVTGFLVGNEDPVSPEIPPAKISAFPNPAISYADIYLTKTGSEPCALNIYNLKGQKVRDLKVTKTLNEQTLSWDLKDNHGFPVSAGMYLLVLQDTKGNCLAKTKLAVVK; from the coding sequence ATGAAGAATATTTTTATCTTTGCCCTACTGATTTGCGCAATATCATGTTCTGCCTTTCAAGTTGATGCCTTCGGACCTGTGGCAGAGGACTTTTCTTGCGCCAATTTAGATCAAATGCCCGCGAGTTTTGGAATTCTGATAAATAATCAGAAAAAACTTTGCCTTTGGGAAAATGGGGTCTGGAATAGTTATTCCTATTTTGATTCAGGTTTAACTATTAGAGGCACTTATATGCTGAATGCGGATACGATGCTGGTTGCTATGGGAGATTTAACTTTCAGCGATGGCATTTATAACTTTGATGTTAACACGCATAACTGGCAACTGAATGAATGGTTTATAATGCCTAATTTTGTAAAGTTCAATCCTAATAACCAAGTGTATTATGTAGGTGAAAGGGATGGTCTATATCGTTCAGCGGATGGACATAACTGGACCAGGATAACCTCCTTGGGCTCAAATGTATGCAATTCTATTGCCTGGTATGAAAGTAATATCATAACTAATATTGGTCAAATGGTTTATTATTCCAATGATAACGGACTTAACTGGCAGCAATCCTCCATTAGTAATCTGCGTGGTTTCAGGTTTAGTGATAATGGAGCTCTTTATGCCATTATGGATGTAACAAGTGATTCGGATGGACTTTGGCTTTCTAATGATTTTGGTGCGAATTGGACAAATATACACTATACTTCTGCTCTTTCTTGCATCGGTCCTGTTTACAATGGTAATGTAACCTTTGGCTGGGGAGAAAGTAATGCAGAAAGCAGCTTTGTAGGTATGTTGAATTCTTCAGGGGAGATAACCTATTTTAATCATCCTCTACTTAATGCCCCGGTTAAACAGATGGATATCTTTCCCTATATCAATACCCCTTCTTTTTATGTTTTGAATTCCGGGGGTTGTTTCTTTGTAACCGGTTTTTTGGTAGGAAATGAAGACCCGGTTAGTCCTGAAATTCCACCCGCAAAAATATCCGCATTTCCCAATCCGGCAATATCTTATGCCGATATTTATTTAACTAAAACCGGCTCTGAACCCTGTGCACTGAATATCTATAACCTCAAAGGTCAGAAAGTGAGAGATTTGAAGGTTACAAAAACATTAAATGAACAAACCCTATCCTGGGATTTGAAAGATAATCACGGTTTTCCCGTATCTGCCGGAATGTATCTTCTCGTTTTGCAGGATACAAAAGGAAACTGCCTGGCAAAAACAAAATTAGCTGTAGTCAAATAA
- the pyrF gene encoding orotidine-5'-phosphate decarboxylase encodes MVKIVLKSFWYKYQERYQEIKSVLCVGLDPELGQLPESAKKTANPIWEFNQAIIESTAEFACAYKPNLAFYLADGMRGLDALYKTVEFIPENIPVILDAKIGDIGNTMTAYLSAFFADLKVDAITLNPLMGSDVMQPIQERNAFAFVLCLTSNPSAADFLKEGMAEKIADWLQNYPKENFGAVIGATYSANLKAMRNLLRNRILLIPGIGAQGGDLKTVLQEAKDSLATPNILVNSSRGIIFASRGNDFASAAGKEARRLTLEMKDALSKE; translated from the coding sequence ATGGTGAAGATAGTGTTAAAATCGTTTTGGTATAAATATCAGGAACGCTATCAAGAAATAAAATCAGTGCTTTGTGTAGGGCTGGACCCTGAACTTGGGCAGCTTCCGGAAAGCGCAAAAAAAACCGCCAATCCGATTTGGGAATTTAATCAAGCCATTATTGAATCAACTGCTGAATTTGCTTGTGCTTATAAGCCCAATTTGGCATTTTATCTGGCAGATGGAATGCGCGGTTTGGATGCCCTTTATAAAACGGTGGAATTCATTCCGGAAAATATTCCTGTGATTTTGGATGCGAAAATTGGGGATATTGGCAATACTATGACTGCCTATCTATCTGCTTTTTTTGCTGACCTCAAAGTGGATGCCATCACCTTAAATCCTCTTATGGGAAGCGATGTTATGCAGCCGATTCAAGAAAGAAATGCTTTTGCTTTTGTTTTATGTTTAACTTCCAATCCTTCAGCCGCCGATTTTCTGAAAGAGGGTATGGCAGAAAAAATAGCTGACTGGTTGCAGAATTATCCAAAGGAGAATTTCGGAGCCGTGATAGGTGCAACTTATAGTGCAAATTTAAAAGCAATGAGAAACTTACTACGAAACAGAATATTGCTAATTCCCGGAATTGGAGCTCAGGGTGGAGACCTGAAAACAGTTTTACAAGAGGCAAAAGATAGTTTGGCAACACCCAATATTTTGGTCAATAGCTCAAGAGGCATCATTTTTGCTTCCCGGGGAAATGATTTTGCCTCTGCTGCCGGGAAAGAAGCAAGAAGATTAACCCTGGAAATGAAGGATGCTTTAAGCAAGGAGTAG
- the pyrR gene encoding bifunctional pyr operon transcriptional regulator/uracil phosphoribosyltransferase PyrR, giving the protein MQVKSQIMDKDQMERSLQRMAHEIIEQNRGLEKIRLVGIRSRGVPLAERLSSYLKLISNQEVPVGILDITLYRDDLSTISHQPVIKGSAIDFEIENAVVVLVDDVLYTGRTVRAAIDALMDFGRPKHIQLAVLIDRGHRELPIKADYVGKNVPTSKEEIIKVSLEEIDGEDSVKIVLV; this is encoded by the coding sequence ATGCAAGTAAAAAGTCAAATAATGGACAAAGACCAAATGGAGCGTTCCCTGCAAAGAATGGCTCACGAAATTATTGAACAGAATCGCGGGTTGGAAAAAATCCGTCTGGTGGGTATTCGTTCGCGGGGAGTTCCTTTGGCAGAACGTCTTTCCAGTTATTTAAAGCTTATATCCAATCAGGAAGTTCCGGTTGGCATTTTGGATATAACTTTATATCGGGATGATCTTTCTACGATTAGTCATCAGCCGGTTATTAAGGGCTCGGCAATTGATTTTGAGATTGAAAATGCAGTTGTTGTTCTTGTGGATGATGTTCTTTACACAGGAAGGACGGTTCGTGCCGCCATTGATGCTTTAATGGATTTTGGCAGACCGAAACACATTCAGCTGGCTGTTTTAATTGATCGGGGTCATCGGGAACTGCCTATTAAAGCGGATTATGTAGGCAAAAATGTGCCCACTTCCAAAGAGGAAATAATTAAGGTCTCTCTGGAAGAAATTGATGGTGAAGATAGTGTTAAAATCGTTTTGGTATAA
- a CDS encoding four helix bundle protein: MQVWKVRMLLCADIHQRTQEFSGLGQYELTAHLRRTALSIHCPLVRR; the protein is encoded by the coding sequence ATGCAGGTTTGGAAAGTGAGGATGTTACTCTGTGCGGATATTCATCAACGGACACAAGAATTTTCCGGGTTGGGACAGTATGAACTTACTGCCCATCTCAGAAGAACAGCTCTTTCCATACATTGCCCCTTAGTAAGGAGGTAA
- a CDS encoding pyruvate carboxylase subunit B, with protein MDKHSCVEMTTMHYEPNRPKAENPVKVQDLTFRDGHQSLFATRGRTEDMLNVAELMDQVGFYSMEVWGGATFDTMHRYLGEDPWERIRVLKKHITKTPFSMLLRGQNLVGYQNYADDVVEAFVQRCCDNGIDIFRVFDALNDFRNFITAVKIIKKNKKAFEGAICFSLTEQRMGGDIYNIEYYVSKAKQLEELGADTICIKDMAGIVAPYDAYELIKALKENVKVPVHLHTHFTSGMGDLALLKAIEAGVDIIDTCVAPYAYRTSHPAIEPLVISLLGTNRDTGFDIKLLNKIGKAMEKDIPKYMEFADTTKFSIIDTDVIIHQTPGGMLSNLVNQLRQMDALDKLDDVFKEIPKVRKDLGQIPLVTPTSQIVGIQAVNNALFDKYEGEYSRITEQVKDLCYGLYGKTTLPINPEVQKKALKGYPKGETPITCRPGDVIPPAMEQVHKECEGLAKSIDDELIVALYNLTGKKFLRIKYGLEPMPEDMKPKTLEDIKKEEELIAKAKAGKLIEKTEPQDKPKDLRQFDVFVDNTYYLVEVSEKGATPKIISSHPAPQTSDPVTKPANNSGSPVKPSNPAPAPKPAPVVNSEGGTKITAPMPGMFIRYEKKPGDSVKQGDTVLVLEAMKMYNNIPSPVDGVLVEAPFNGGANVAKGDVLAVVK; from the coding sequence ATGGATAAACATAGTTGCGTAGAAATGACTACTATGCATTATGAACCGAACCGACCCAAAGCGGAAAATCCTGTTAAAGTTCAGGATTTAACTTTTCGGGATGGGCATCAGTCACTTTTTGCCACCAGAGGCAGAACCGAAGATATGCTAAATGTGGCAGAACTGATGGACCAGGTTGGCTTTTACTCTATGGAGGTTTGGGGCGGAGCAACTTTTGACACTATGCATCGTTACTTGGGAGAAGACCCCTGGGAAAGAATTAGAGTGCTGAAAAAACATATTACCAAAACCCCGTTTTCAATGTTATTAAGAGGACAAAATCTGGTTGGTTATCAAAATTATGCGGATGATGTTGTAGAAGCATTTGTCCAGCGCTGTTGCGATAACGGCATTGATATATTTCGGGTGTTTGATGCTTTGAATGACTTTCGCAATTTTATAACCGCAGTTAAAATCATCAAGAAAAACAAGAAAGCATTTGAAGGCGCAATCTGTTTTTCTTTAACCGAACAAAGAATGGGTGGCGATATTTATAATATTGAGTATTATGTAAGTAAAGCCAAACAACTGGAAGAGCTTGGTGCTGATACAATTTGCATTAAAGATATGGCAGGCATAGTTGCTCCTTATGATGCTTACGAACTTATTAAGGCACTGAAGGAAAATGTGAAAGTTCCTGTTCATCTGCACACCCATTTCACTTCCGGGATGGGGGACTTGGCTTTGTTAAAAGCTATTGAAGCAGGAGTTGATATTATAGATACTTGTGTAGCACCCTATGCTTATAGAACTTCTCATCCGGCTATTGAACCCCTGGTAATTTCTCTTTTGGGAACCAATCGGGATACCGGTTTTGACATCAAACTTTTAAACAAAATCGGCAAAGCAATGGAGAAAGATATTCCTAAGTATATGGAATTTGCTGATACTACCAAATTCTCCATAATTGATACCGATGTAATAATTCATCAGACCCCGGGCGGAATGCTTTCCAACCTGGTAAATCAATTACGCCAAATGGATGCTTTGGATAAGCTGGACGATGTGTTTAAGGAAATTCCTAAGGTGAGAAAAGACCTGGGTCAAATTCCTTTAGTTACTCCTACCAGTCAGATTGTTGGTATTCAGGCAGTTAATAATGCCTTGTTTGATAAATATGAAGGTGAATATTCCCGGATTACGGAACAGGTGAAAGACCTTTGTTATGGTCTTTATGGAAAAACTACTTTACCCATCAATCCGGAAGTACAGAAAAAAGCATTGAAAGGTTATCCTAAAGGCGAAACACCAATAACCTGTCGTCCCGGAGATGTAATTCCTCCTGCTATGGAACAAGTTCATAAAGAATGCGAGGGCTTGGCTAAAAGCATTGATGATGAGCTGATTGTTGCCCTCTATAACCTCACCGGCAAAAAGTTCTTAAGAATTAAATATGGCTTGGAACCAATGCCGGAAGATATGAAGCCCAAAACCCTGGAGGATATTAAAAAAGAAGAAGAACTGATTGCTAAAGCCAAAGCAGGTAAACTGATAGAAAAAACGGAACCGCAGGATAAACCTAAAGACCTACGTCAGTTTGATGTTTTTGTGGATAATACTTATTACCTGGTAGAGGTCTCTGAAAAAGGAGCAACCCCCAAAATTATCAGTTCGCATCCTGCACCCCAAACTTCAGACCCGGTAACAAAACCGGCTAATAATTCAGGTTCCCCGGTTAAGCCATCCAATCCTGCTCCTGCACCAAAACCTGCTCCCGTAGTTAATTCTGAAGGCGGAACCAAAATAACTGCCCCGATGCCGGGAATGTTTATCAGATATGAAAAAAAACCTGGTGATTCTGTTAAACAGGGAGATACAGTCCTCGTTTTGGAAGCAATGAAAATGTATAATAATATCCCTTCTCCGGTTGATGGAGTGCTTGTGGAAGCACCTTTTAACGGAGGAGCTAATGTTGCCAAAGGGGATGTGTTAGCAGTTGTCAAGTGA
- a CDS encoding carboxyl transferase domain-containing protein — MQSTKDAIQGLLEKEEKILQMGGEKAIAKQKQGGKLTARERLGLLFDEGTFRELDMFVSHRCDNFGMEKIEIPSDGVITGHGLVDGRPVFAFSQDFTSRGGSLGEMHAAKICKIMDMALKSGVPVVGIQDSGGARIQEGVDALKGYGDIFFRNSRASGVIPQITAIMGPCAGGAVYSPAMTDFVFMVKNTSFMFITGPDVIRAVTGEDTNQEELGGAMAHNSKSGNAHFACENDADAIEQIKVLLSYLPSNNMEEPPRVQNLDDPWRVCSELDSIIPDDPKMGYDMRDVIHSVVDNGIFFEPHYYYAQNVIIGFARLNGRVIGIIASQPAVLAGCLDIDASDKATRFVRFCDAFNIPLVTFVDVPGYLPGTHQEWNGIIRHGAKLLWCYSEATVPKLTVVTRKDYGGSYIAMSSKHLGADMVFAWPMAEIAVMGAQGAANIIFRKEINSAENPEAKRQEMIQIYEAQFNNPYVAAERGYVDAVIVPSQTRKRLIDALEILCTKSESLPPKKHGNIPL, encoded by the coding sequence ATGCAATCCACAAAAGATGCAATCCAGGGCTTACTGGAAAAAGAAGAAAAAATACTTCAAATGGGTGGTGAAAAAGCCATTGCCAAACAAAAACAGGGGGGTAAATTAACAGCCCGGGAACGGCTGGGACTTCTTTTTGATGAAGGCACTTTTCGGGAATTGGATATGTTCGTTTCGCACCGCTGTGATAATTTTGGTATGGAAAAAATAGAAATCCCTTCCGATGGCGTTATTACAGGTCATGGTTTAGTAGATGGTCGTCCTGTTTTTGCTTTCAGTCAGGATTTTACTTCCCGAGGTGGTTCTTTGGGAGAAATGCATGCTGCCAAAATCTGCAAAATTATGGATATGGCTTTAAAAAGCGGAGTTCCTGTAGTGGGCATTCAAGATTCAGGTGGGGCAAGAATTCAGGAAGGAGTTGATGCTTTAAAAGGTTATGGAGACATCTTTTTCCGAAATTCCCGTGCCAGTGGAGTTATCCCTCAAATAACTGCAATTATGGGTCCCTGTGCTGGTGGAGCTGTTTATTCTCCAGCAATGACGGATTTTGTTTTTATGGTAAAAAACACCAGTTTTATGTTTATTACCGGTCCCGATGTAATTCGTGCCGTAACAGGCGAAGATACAAATCAAGAAGAATTGGGTGGGGCAATGGCTCATAACAGCAAAAGCGGCAATGCCCATTTTGCCTGTGAAAACGATGCCGATGCCATTGAACAGATAAAAGTTCTGCTCTCCTATCTGCCTTCCAATAATATGGAAGAACCACCAAGAGTTCAGAACCTTGATGACCCGTGGCGGGTATGTTCAGAATTGGATTCCATAATTCCTGATGACCCAAAGATGGGTTATGATATGCGGGATGTTATTCATAGCGTTGTAGATAACGGTATCTTTTTTGAGCCCCATTATTATTATGCCCAAAATGTGATTATTGGTTTTGCGCGCTTAAATGGAAGGGTAATTGGTATCATAGCCAGTCAGCCAGCTGTTTTAGCAGGGTGTTTAGATATTGATGCTTCCGATAAGGCAACGCGTTTTGTGCGTTTTTGCGATGCTTTTAATATTCCCTTGGTAACTTTTGTAGATGTGCCAGGATACCTTCCCGGAACTCATCAGGAGTGGAATGGAATTATTCGTCATGGAGCAAAACTTTTATGGTGTTATTCTGAGGCAACAGTTCCCAAATTGACAGTCGTTACGCGCAAGGATTATGGAGGCAGCTATATAGCTATGAGTAGCAAACATTTAGGAGCGGATATGGTTTTTGCCTGGCCTATGGCAGAAATAGCTGTTATGGGTGCACAAGGCGCTGCTAATATTATTTTCCGCAAGGAGATTAACTCTGCAGAAAATCCTGAAGCAAAACGGCAGGAAATGATTCAGATTTATGAAGCGCAATTTAATAATCCTTATGTAGCAGCTGAACGAGGTTATGTGGATGCTGTTATCGTCCCTTCGCAAACCCGTAAACGCTTAATTGACGCTCTGGAAATACTTTGCACCAAGAGTGAAAGTTTGCCCCCGAAAAAACATGGGAACATTCCTCTATAA
- a CDS encoding PcfJ domain-containing protein produces the protein MASEIKPFVPDSYRKIDKSALVFNPEQGKIYHYTRYRIEVIRLAKPYPAAYSKILKNNNWQCDMPYKPFPFLFTPPNLRNLESPVYAIRKNALHKATIYKNIVAYVGKEQVDLLNRFPDRYWFLYCLLIRGGNYAFELMQSNPALGYLLGAHAIFHPLKSKKYWQSAMRLVKIKRKDILAYFGFPACETMVKTFAKIKPQKLNTNLYFILRTSLQNNPALLRQLSFFPVHNAYSIVLVCRREEKMISYNCIAEIATMNEEEVVDISRLINDINRMYAICETNGIPIKKPNLKNITEIKTVHDELVNQIIKLKQINHTQFPAGIAKDIKCDTLWIEHIHNSVELYIEGEEMHHCIYSYLYDISDSFSYAAKMLYPERLTILYRRTRFGLELVDARGKFNALPANESFYLINLWLQGNFAEQTALPEEKSLSS, from the coding sequence ATGGCGAGTGAAATTAAACCCTTCGTTCCTGATTCTTATCGGAAAATAGATAAAAGTGCCCTTGTCTTCAATCCGGAGCAAGGCAAAATCTATCATTATACGAGGTATAGAATAGAAGTTATACGCCTTGCAAAACCCTATCCTGCAGCATATTCTAAGATCTTGAAGAATAATAATTGGCAGTGCGATATGCCCTATAAACCCTTTCCTTTTCTATTTACGCCTCCCAATCTTCGGAATTTGGAAAGCCCGGTTTACGCCATTCGGAAAAATGCTTTGCACAAAGCGACTATCTATAAAAACATTGTTGCTTATGTAGGCAAAGAGCAAGTGGATTTATTGAACCGTTTTCCCGATCGTTATTGGTTTCTCTATTGCCTGTTAATTAGAGGAGGGAATTATGCTTTTGAACTGATGCAATCCAATCCTGCCTTGGGTTATTTACTTGGTGCTCACGCTATTTTTCATCCCTTAAAAAGCAAGAAATATTGGCAATCGGCAATGCGACTGGTGAAAATTAAACGCAAAGACATCCTTGCCTATTTTGGTTTTCCTGCTTGCGAAACAATGGTTAAGACCTTTGCCAAAATAAAGCCGCAAAAGCTAAACACTAATCTCTATTTTATTCTTAGAACTTCTTTACAAAACAATCCTGCCTTGCTTAGGCAACTCTCTTTTTTTCCGGTGCACAATGCTTACAGCATAGTTCTTGTCTGCCGAAGAGAGGAAAAAATGATTAGCTATAATTGTATTGCGGAAATCGCTACAATGAACGAAGAAGAAGTCGTGGATATCAGTCGTCTGATTAATGATATTAACCGAATGTATGCTATTTGTGAAACAAATGGGATACCGATTAAAAAACCGAACTTGAAAAATATAACAGAGATAAAAACCGTTCACGATGAGTTGGTAAATCAGATAATTAAGCTGAAACAGATAAATCACACCCAATTTCCTGCCGGAATAGCTAAAGATATTAAGTGTGATACCCTTTGGATTGAACATATTCACAATTCCGTGGAACTCTATATAGAAGGTGAGGAAATGCACCATTGCATATATTCTTATCTTTATGATATTAGCGATAGTTTCTCTTACGCGGCTAAAATGCTTTATCCTGAACGCCTTACAATTCTTTATCGTAGAACCCGATTTGGCTTGGAGTTAGTTGATGCCCGGGGAAAATTTAATGCGCTTCCCGCCAATGAAAGCTTTTACCTGATTAATCTTTGGCTGCAAGGTAATTTTGCTGAACAGACGGCTTTGCCGGAGGAAAAATCACTTTCCTCTTAA
- a CDS encoding glycosyltransferase encodes MKICIVSNAHPTNDVRLYYKLGISLAKKYETYIITTNGVVNNTHNPYQMVVDVSSRWYAIWHLGKKIKELQPELLICVEPLTLLIAWAMKKKLHFKVIFDVHEFFAISFSERFPRFLRFPACLIYQCGLKRLMKIADAVFTVNLEMQKQLQRGNKSKPFLVLPNYPVKNVWDYECNIPGSLEQLCQMNFDFIYIGGLTEERGIFKILKMISLLKSNFPFLKVLILGKFFKQETEKRFNQSINEYNLNAIIYYQSWIPAEKIGLLLKRCRFGLWFFNPKNKRLRLSTPLKVLEYLAAGLPVITIKTPLLKALIEKNGLGICAPYQAKALADACAKMLALNENEYKAMSEKCLKLTESKYNWEALEPELFKLVNGLIRK; translated from the coding sequence ATGAAGATATGCATTGTTTCTAACGCTCATCCAACAAATGATGTGCGTTTATATTATAAACTGGGCATAAGTTTAGCCAAAAAGTATGAAACATATATAATTACTACTAATGGAGTAGTAAATAACACTCACAATCCCTATCAAATGGTGGTGGATGTTTCTTCTCGCTGGTATGCTATCTGGCATTTAGGCAAAAAAATAAAGGAACTGCAGCCGGAGCTGCTTATATGTGTGGAGCCGTTAACTTTGCTAATTGCCTGGGCGATGAAAAAAAAGCTGCATTTTAAGGTTATTTTTGATGTCCATGAATTCTTTGCCATTTCTTTCAGTGAAAGATTTCCCCGGTTTTTGCGTTTTCCTGCCTGTTTAATATATCAATGCGGCTTAAAGCGGTTAATGAAAATTGCCGATGCCGTCTTCACGGTAAATTTGGAGATGCAAAAACAATTGCAGAGAGGAAATAAAAGCAAGCCATTTTTAGTGCTGCCGAATTATCCGGTGAAAAATGTTTGGGATTATGAATGCAATATACCCGGTTCTCTGGAACAGCTATGTCAGATGAACTTTGATTTTATCTATATTGGTGGCTTAACCGAAGAGCGTGGCATCTTTAAAATTTTAAAGATGATTTCCCTGCTGAAAAGTAATTTCCCTTTTTTGAAAGTGCTAATTTTGGGTAAATTCTTTAAGCAGGAAACCGAAAAACGCTTCAATCAAAGCATCAATGAATATAATTTGAATGCGATTATTTATTATCAAAGCTGGATTCCGGCAGAAAAAATAGGCCTTTTGCTAAAACGCTGTCGGTTCGGGCTGTGGTTTTTTAATCCTAAAAATAAGCGTTTGCGTCTTTCTACTCCGCTTAAGGTATTGGAATATCTGGCTGCAGGACTTCCAGTTATTACCATCAAAACCCCTTTGCTGAAAGCACTGATAGAAAAAAACGGATTAGGTATTTGTGCCCCATATCAAGCTAAAGCATTAGCTGATGCCTGTGCTAAAATGCTGGCTTTAAATGAAAATGAATATAAGGCGATGAGCGAAAAATGCCTTAAATTAACTGAAAGTAAATATAATTGGGAAGCCCTTGAGCCGGAACTGTTTAAATTAGTTAACGGACTTATCCGCAAATGA